The Falco rusticolus isolate bFalRus1 chromosome 4, bFalRus1.pri, whole genome shotgun sequence genome includes the window CCTAGAGAGCACAGTGAACTCAAAGGCAAGATAGCAccactttttttcagaggatGTTCTTGACACTGTTTGGTTTCTGTGTTCTTCACTTTTCCTTATACTATCAGCAATGCAAAACCAcgtaataaaaaatgtaataaagacAAAGAATTTTGCTCTCTCCAACAAGAATTACCTGATTTGTAGATGTTTGAGGAAActaaaaaaattgtgaaaataaccataaaagtgtttcctgatcaaatatttcagacagtagttctgtcttttgaaaaacaaatgcatcttcaaaagccaagaaaaccaacacagaagTACACATATATCCATGCATACATGTGCAAGTACAGAGAtctataaaatacattacaCACACGAGCTCAGCTTTATTCCACTGTATGCCTGCGGGCTGAATTTCAACGGACTGAATTTCTACTGACTGaattaaataggaaaatttCAACTACATTAAATGGAGTCTGgttttgtgtatgtatttgtaCACAACAGAAGATTTGTATATtcagaagaaactaaaaagcTATCATTCATATGTAGGTATACATCAACTAAATAGCAATGGCCCAATCATGTCATTTTGTTAGGCAAAAATAGCATTTTCGATCTCTCTTTAAGATGATAGcattttaagtatatttttactCTCCATTTACATGCTAACTTCaccaaaagcaaataaattgaGCAAGAGGAAATGCATCTGCTGTGTACATATTTAAtcccttctctttttgttcttttcacaCAGAGAttgaaagatttaaaacaaagggAATTTGCTCGAAATGTGGCTTCAAAGTCATGGaaagatgagaagaaacaggaaaaagcacTCAAGAGGCTCCACCAGCTTGCAGAGTTACGGAAGCAGTCAGAATGGCAAGTATTTAAAACTTGTGTTATGTTTTAATGTCCTCTTTCCTCAGTCCCAGAAGAAATCTCCATATTTTTACTCCTACACTCTGTAATGTACAGAGATTGTGTACACTGTAACCTGTTTTCAGCTGTCCCTGACTCCAAATGTTCCTGCTCTGCAAACCATAAAATTGAAAACCCATGAATTAATTACTTGCTATTTGAAGGTTTGTGTTCTTCTTTCCTGTAGCCAGTTATTCTCATCTCTTCTGAACTGAGCCATTTGAAGATGGTTTTATAATATCACCATTTTACCTTATTCAGACTGACCTGAATAGGTAACTGTCTTATCATTTGATAGTAGGtgaatgggagaggaaaaacacCTTTAAAGCATCTGTAGTTAGTCTGTGTATCATTTGCACTACTTTTAGTATAGTGAGGTTATTCTCACAGTTTCTCAGTAGAGTAATGAAAGTGTCATTATGtgaatgaaaaacaagcaaTTAACCGAGTTAAGTTTATCCAATACCGTTAGCTCTATTGATGAATATCAAGATATTAGTACAAAGTTTACACAAATAAACCATTACATTTGAGAAATCTCCTTTGTTTAATGACACTGAATGCTTCAGTAGAATAGATTGCCACCAGACCAATTGTTTATGTTAATCTATGACCGTAACGAGTTAAGTAGATAATTAAACTGGCATCCTTTTAAATTCGTATCAAGCTTACTGTACCCTGGAAATAATAACATTCAGAGTTTATTATACACTCATTTTGGCCTATGTAATTGCTTTTGAGTAATCTGCTGCAGTACAACAGTTTAGTGCTAATGTATCACTTTTATGGTTACAACTCCATCTTCATACAAATCTactgaaagaaatgtaactGCCTGTGGGAAGATGCCTTTATGTCCACACACTTGAAGATGTAGTCTCAGATAGATTGATAAGGTCAGTGATAATAGGAAAGCCAGAGTgaggctgggagggaaaaaacaggtttgcttttaggtttgttttggttttttgttttttttttttccctcctttacAAAGAGCCTGGAAAGACAATGCTTGCTATTCCTATTTTTAAGTACTAATAGGTTCAGGCGTGGCTGAGAGCCATGATCTTGGCAGAGGGGTGGTAGCATCCCGTTGCTCGGGCAAGACAGAAAGTCAGCCTTTCTAAGTAAaattctgcacacacacacaattgcTATTGCCCCCGAGTACAGTGTCTCAGGTTCCAACAGAGCTCCTTACAACAAGCTAATACAATTTGACAACGAAATTACTAAATTACTGTTAATCTCAtgcacagaaaaactgaaaatacagctttattttgctgtttcaagGAGActttgaaaaggattttttacaTGTCTTCTCCGAGAggtaatttcttcctaatgtaCAGTAGTGAATTTGTATCTCCTGATGCCAAATTTGTGGTAAATGCAAATGTATTCTCAGAAATGCATACATACTCTCATACTCTGAGTTGACCCTACTCTAGGGAGTCTTTATGTCATTCTCACTGCTGAAGATCAATGCATTTTTGTAACATTTATAAAACATGCTAGCCTATTTATATATAGCTGTTACGCAGATCTAGCAGTCATAATTTacttacatttaattaaaatgtctgtaatttttaatcaaACTCTTTACTGAAGCTGGTTCCAAGATTTTTTCATGTATGTGTACTGTGGTACTGCATTGATAGCAAATTTAGATAACTGGTCTAATGAAATGcatgtttaaaatactgcttgGAATAACATGTGTATGGTGGCTGTATATGTCTCATCTCTAATGGAAAATGGCAACAGTTATTCCGAtctcatttaattatttattgcaAGAAATCAGTGTTTTACCATGTTTGTTAAGGTCTTCttagaatagaatcatagagtcatttagcttgaaaaagacctttgagatcatcaagtccaaccattaacccagggctgccaaatCCATCACTGAACCATGTTGCTattgatatttctttttaagtacaAAAAATCTAAACCACCGATTTAAAATCTGAGAGgtctggggaagagaaaaaatgttattaatgaAAGTAgaatacagaaagagaaagtatAGTAAGAGTCAGTCAAATGGTGGTTGATAATGAGAGCCCTGAAGTTCCATATTGATGGAAATCCACCTtgtctccttttccccaccAATATTTAGTGATAGTTTCAGCATTAATGTCTCTTTGAATATTTCACAAAGTCATTCATTGTGAAATaatataaagataaaataaaactctgctCTTAAAAGTACATACAACCCCCAACAAGCAAGCAGAATGCTGCCTTTGCTCTATCTGATAGAGTTTGATTCTGCAGTTGATTCAAGTGGAAATGCCTCATTTTGAATAAGGCACAATTTCCTTTGCAGTGGCCTCTCAGAAAACCACAACTTACCACAGACCAGATTCTCCTTGATATAAATTCAGAGTAAAGACAATGTTGTTTATTCTTGATGTATATGGGCACAACTCTGAATAAGATCTTTCATGTGCTGACTTCAAATCATAAAATTTTCTGTATGTAAAGACTGTCTTGCCCATTTAGGAGCAGAAGTTCAGGGCTAGACTGCACATTTAACTTTTTGAATCTTTAGAAATTTAGTTCTGCCTCATAACAGCATGAATGACACACTTCTTTAGCAGACAGCCATTGTCAAATGCGAGTTCTGCCTTAACTTGGTTACTTAATagagctttctcttttttttatatttatataccTTACAGCGTCACTGGGAGTGGACCATTGCTTAAAGCCCCCAGATTAGTCGTGGAAAAGCAGCAATCATCAGATGGTATTTTCCTGTACAAGGGCGGCAAGTTCACAGCCAGTTCTCAGAGAACTGCCACAAGTGAAGGACAAGGTTTCTCCAGCAGTGTACTAGAGAAACAGCAGCTTATCATAAGCAGGTACCAGTCCTCTACTGAAAGACCCCATGCGCTTGGAAATCAAGTCTCACAAGTGTTCCCAGATAGCACCAATACTTCTCAAAGGGCAGGAGTGTCTTTCTCATTCTCTAAAAAAGTCCCTTTGAGGCTTGAGTCCTCGGCATCAGTCTTCAGTGAGAACTCTGAGGAAGGAAATGATTGTAGTGAATCCCCCAAccataaaacaaagcaagctcTTGAGGACTGTCGTTCCAGCACACTTTTAGAGGAGGACATGAAAGCAAGCTTGGATAAAGGGCCACCTGCTACACAAGGCCAAATGGATTTGGATAACAATGCATCAAGTCATGCAGCTGCAAAACCTAAAATGCTAAAGGAAAATGATAAAAGTAGTGATAGAGAATTAGAAGAAAAGGTCAGTGCTCATCCTTCATTTTCCAAAgtcaaaatacagctttcaaaTTTGGATTTTTCTGGTTCACTTAGAGAAACAGAGCAAGAGAGCAAATTGAATGAGTCTGAGCAATTGTTAGAAACTCTCATTTCAGCTTCATGCCAAGCTAGCAATTTTTGTACACAGCTGAACACCCACAAGCACAGCAATGCACACCTGCCTGACCAGTTACCTGAGCTCCCAAGACAGCCAGCACCTGAACTGGCATGCACAAGAAACATTAATGACAGTCCTGGGAtggtaaaaagagaaagatctTTGGAGAGTTTAGGAACCACAAATGGGAATATGGAAACACATCCAAGGGAGACAACGGTTAAAGAGGTTAAGCCCCAGGCATTGCCTTTCCTCCACGTAGTGAGCAAAGATGGCACCACTGCGCTGCAGTGGCCCACAGAATTACTTTTGTTTACAAAAACCGAGCCCTGTATTTCATATGGCTGTAATCCATTGTATTTTGACTTCAGACTCTCTTTAAATCACAGAGACAGTAACCATCATGCAACAAACAAAGACACCTGTAAAGAACACTCTATAAATAGGACTGAAGGTGAAAATGAAGCCTCAGGTTTAATAACACACAAGCAAATGTCAAATGAACAAGATAATCAGTTGTTGAAACCAAAGAAGATGAAAGCTTCCCTAAATCCAAGAAAGGCCAAGCAAAAAGCTGAGTCAGACATAGGgaaagaaatgaataaaaatggtCAAAAATGCATTGCAGattatttgaatgaaaatatacCCAAAGTGCCTGCTTACCTTGATGTCTCACAAAAGGATTATATGACAGAAAAAAGTCTTCATACAACAACACTGAGAAGACCTTTAAAGTATCATTTTCAtagctgtgaaagaaaaatccagaatattagaaatgaaagcatttcattttctgcttttatgtctAGGATTAAAAAGTCTAAAGCtgcaaaatgtcatttaatttattctgaagaaaaacGTGAAAACCAAAATGACTGCAGATCCATTCAAGATGtggccagctgcagcagtgacatAAGTGACAGTGGAAAAGACTCTAGTGGAAGTTTCCTTAGTTATCAATCCAGTTCAACAAGCAGGtattcagaaaatgaaggatGCGGAAGTTACACAAGATGCTGGAGATTCCCGTCTCCTCAAAAGTCCTCCTCTGACAGACATTCCAGCTATTCTGACACTTCAGTTAGCAGTACAAGCAGCTGCATAAGCTACATGAGTCCCACATCAAACAATCATAGCAGaaatcatttgcttttttgttgtaaaagaaagaggaagacagctgaaaggcacaaatgtaaacacagaaagcacaagTGTATTTTCACTTCTGATGATACAGATGAGGATTATCTTTGTCACAGTAGAAGTCACAGAACTAGAAACTGTACACAGAGGGGCACAGTTAAATATCAAAGATGTTTGAGACATAAAGTTTTACAACACAGAGACAGATCTAAACACAGCCGACGTAGGCACCGGCATTTTGGAAAAGTGCATAGTAGAAGTAGAAGCTACCATAGCTCCAAAAGTTGTTCCACCAGAGATTCAAGAAGCAGTGAAAGATCATCCAGTAGCAGAATATCAAGAGGCAGCAGTACAGGATCCTTCTCAAAAGAGGCTGACAActgtggaaacaaaacaaaagaggatGCAGAAAGAGGTTCTAACACCAAATCGGGAAAAGCTGAAACTGCACATTACGACTCTCTGAGTATGAGTGGTCAGGCAAAAAACTTTGCTGCCTACTCTTCAGAAACCCTGGCAAAAGGCatctgtggaaaaagaaagtcaCTGACAGCCAAGTTACTTTTAGAAAGAGTGCAGTCCAAGAAAACCCAGGGGCAAATGCATGATTCAGAGAGATTTTCAAATGCTTGTGGGATAGAAGTAAAGGATCACTCACAGAGTCACTTTGCTCTTCAGTTTCCATCATCGGTAGATGACATTGCAATGTTACCTTTGCCAGAGAAACTGCTAAACATAGGTAAAAATGACATGGGGCATGATGAAATCAGTTCATTGGAAACcagtgggaaggaaaacaacttGGAAGCGTCAGAGATAACTAATGTTGCTCTTTCAACAGGCACTGATTATGATcattgtctttttaaagacatcATTCAAATAGGAACAAGCTATCAGAGCCGGAGCATAAAAAGGAACACAGCAATAAAGGAACAATCCAATCTCTTCATTAGTGAAGTGCAACCCTTTATACAAAGCTGTGACCCAGTACCAAAAGACTTCCCTGGTGCTTTTCCCTCTAATAAATATTCTGTTGTCACTAATTCAACGGAGACCAAAGAACAACTACATGATGCAACCATGGACTCGAACCGGGCAGAAGGCAGTTTGGACTCTCTTTGTGACAATGCTATGCAGAAGTATGATGACACAGTAAATGACCTGGAAGTGTACAGTAAATCCACCTCCTCTCCTTTAACGCAGCAGCCTATCACGTTTTCACCAGAGGAAGTAGACAAATACAGGTTGCTTCAGCTGCAAGCCCAGCAGCATATGCAGAAACAACTTCTGGCGAAACACCTGAAAGTTTtgcctgccccagggccagctgccttctctgcaaCACCAGCAGTTCCTGCCCTCCCTGTTCAGCAGCACG containing:
- the ZNF804B gene encoding zinc finger protein 804B: MIQDYAEKEKAAAKALEDVKANFYCELCDKQYHKHQEFDNHINSYDHAHKQRLKDLKQREFARNVASKSWKDEKKQEKALKRLHQLAELRKQSECVTGSGPLLKAPRLVVEKQQSSDGIFLYKGGKFTASSQRTATSEGQGFSSSVLEKQQLIISRYQSSTERPHALGNQVSQVFPDSTNTSQRAGVSFSFSKKVPLRLESSASVFSENSEEGNDCSESPNHKTKQALEDCRSSTLLEEDMKASLDKGPPATQGQMDLDNNASSHAAAKPKMLKENDKSSDRELEEKVSAHPSFSKVKIQLSNLDFSGSLRETEQESKLNESEQLLETLISASCQASNFCTQLNTHKHSNAHLPDQLPELPRQPAPELACTRNINDSPGMVKRERSLESLGTTNGNMETHPRETTVKEVKPQALPFLHVVSKDGTTALQWPTELLLFTKTEPCISYGCNPLYFDFRLSLNHRDSNHHATNKDTCKEHSINRTEGENEASGLITHKQMSNEQDNQLLKPKKMKASLNPRKAKQKAESDIGKEMNKNGQKCIADYLNENIPKVPAYLDVSQKDYMTEKSLHTTTLRRPLKYHFHSCERKIQNIRNESISFSAFMSRIKKSKAAKCHLIYSEEKRENQNDCRSIQDVASCSSDISDSGKDSSGSFLSYQSSSTSRYSENEGCGSYTRCWRFPSPQKSSSDRHSSYSDTSVSSTSSCISYMSPTSNNHSRNHLLFCCKRKRKTAERHKCKHRKHKCIFTSDDTDEDYLCHSRSHRTRNCTQRGTVKYQRCLRHKVLQHRDRSKHSRRRHRHFGKVHSRSRSYHSSKSCSTRDSRSSERSSSSRISRGSSTGSFSKEADNCGNKTKEDAERGSNTKSGKAETAHYDSLSMSGQAKNFAAYSSETLAKGICGKRKSLTAKLLLERVQSKKTQGQMHDSERFSNACGIEVKDHSQSHFALQFPSSVDDIAMLPLPEKLLNIGKNDMGHDEISSLETSGKENNLEASEITNVALSTGTDYDHCLFKDIIQIGTSYQSRSIKRNTAIKEQSNLFISEVQPFIQSCDPVPKDFPGAFPSNKYSVVTNSTETKEQLHDATMDSNRAEGSLDSLCDNAMQKYDDTVNDLEVYSKSTSSPLTQQPITFSPEEVDKYRLLQLQAQQHMQKQLLAKHLKVLPAPGPAAFSATPAVPALPVQQHATVTTIHHTLLQRFAVSASVHPHGSHLSLAHLHPFSQAHFTPISLSPLAPALIPTHPALLTGHPLHLMSTAPLHPSPLTFPALPHTAYIPAIFTPHLNGATPSAIHPAPLVHPLFQGQEPHHYSYSSQTQQLPTIKEVFSVSSYLN